A single Lactuca sativa cultivar Salinas chromosome 8, Lsat_Salinas_v11, whole genome shotgun sequence DNA region contains:
- the LOC122195309 gene encoding uncharacterized protein LOC122195309 → MYSHYLDALSICRIYGNPQYFITFTCNVKLLEITRYMDAHHQTDPHSRADIIARVFNIKVHDFIRFLKEDKTFGVVEAYLYTIEFQKRGLPHCHTLVWVSASDRIKIGSDVDRYITAELPDPVNEAELYETITSCMIHGPCGPLNQKAPCMKDGKCSKHFPKPFLPATFLTQMDMYGTNVAQLRTTLANMDRLLTMDILCPTTKGFVHDSVHILMLSTVAGA, encoded by the exons ATGTACAGTCATTATCTAGACGCCCTTTCCATATGTAGGATCTATGGCAACCCACAGTACTTTATCACGTTTACATGCAATGTGAAGTTGCTAGAGATCACCCGCTATATGGATGCACATCATCAGACCGATCCCCATAGTAGAGCTGATATCATTGCTAGGGTCTTCAATAtcaaagttcatgactttatccGGTTTCTTAAGGAAGACAAAACGTTTGGCGTCGTTGAAGCAT ATCTCTATACTATTGAATTCCAGAAAAGAGGACTTCCTCATTGTCATACCTTGGTGTGGGTGTCAGCGTCAGATCGGATAAAAATAGGAAGTGATGTTGACAGGTATATCACAGCTGAACTGCCAGATCCAGTTAATGAGGCAGAATTATACGAGACGATAACAAGCTGTATGATCCATGGTCCATGTGGACCACTTAACCAAAAGGCTCCATGTATGAAAGATGGTAAATGCAGTAAACACTTCCCTAAGCCATTTCTTCCTGCTACATTTTTGACACAGATGGATATGTACGGTACAAACGTAGCTCAACTGCGCACTACACTAGCCAATATGGACAGATTGTTGACAATGGATATATTGTGCCCTACAACAAAAGGCTTTGTTCACGATTCCGTGCACATATTAATGTTGAGTACTGTGGctggagcatga
- the LOC111888978 gene encoding uncharacterized protein LOC111888978 isoform X1, translating into MMTSISELKAEGIEGPLHDRILRKWKHDVRQYETWYLAVDRFADAIQILGQRTNQSYIESIFNDSECYVISDYSCPVLDKYQKVLENDIYIDVGLKSIIQPIPDTTTIPKNWFRFVSKSHLIELGETPPYYPGALRYGSSHATHIYVNPDIPETTTLINLFTGPSRPVPAPSGTPSTLHDMKLKTRSDLLDKTFMVQASIKDFHFQNTWYQATCPICKDPIFRRGYDWYCIAHGLTEKPNYTYKLTVTITDTTDTIPPVVSETSCRKLLKSSLDKYISDNPHTNRNRLPAIITDQKEQTKTMFIQMLRASAPNNIRFIIIDIDDPTTTPTPEPPVPTTPALSRMTRMRKDNTSTEEDRTPQSIARALTFNPPGNNPVYQYLR; encoded by the exons ATGATGACGAGTATCTCAGAACTCAAAGCTGAGGGTATCGAAGGGCCCTTACATGATAGAATCCTACGTAAATGGAAGCACGATGTCCGCCAATATGAAACCTGGTACCTGGCTGTTGACAGATTT GCTGATGCAATTCAAATTCTTGGACAACGAACAAATCAGAGCTACATTGAATCCATTTTTAATGATTCAGAGTGTTATGTCATATCTGATTACAGCTGCCCAGTGTTAGACAAGTATCAAAAGGTTCTTGAAAATGACATCTACATAGATGTTGGTCTGAAGTCTATCATACAACCAATTCCAGACACAACAACAATTCCAAAAAACTGGTTTCGCTTTGTTTCAAAGTCGCATCTGATAGAACTCGGAGAAACACCACCATATTATCCAG GAGCATTACGATATGGGTCATCACATGCTACACATATCTATGTGAATCCAGATATACCAGAGACAACAACACTGATTAATTT ATTCACAGGACCCTCAAGGCCAGTGCCGGCACCATCTGGAACCCCCTCAACCTTACATGACATGAAACTAAAAACCCGATCTGATCTGCTG GATAAAACATTCATGGTCCAAGCTTCAATCAAGGACTTTCACTTCCAAAACACCTGGTACCAAGCAACATGTCCGATCTGCAAAGATCCGATTTTCAGAAGAGGTTATGACTGGTACTGCATTGCACATGGGCTGACTGAAAAACCAAACTACAC GTACAAATTGACAGTAACCATTACCGACACTACAGACACCATACCTCCAGTTGTATCCGAAACATCATGTCGAAAGTTGTTAAAGTCATCACTTGACAAATACATATCCGACAACCCCCACACAAACAGAAACAGACTGCCTGCAATCATCACCGATCAAAAAgaacaaacaaaaacaatgtttatCCAAATGTTGAGGGCATCAGCACCTAACAACATCCGCTTCATAATAATTGACATCGATGAcccaacaacaacaccaacaccaGAGCCACCTGTTCCGACAACACCAGCCCTATCACGGATGACAAGAATGCGAAAAGATAACACATCAACTGAAGAAGAcagaactcctcaatccatcgcACGTGCTCTCACCTTCAATCCACCAGGTAATAACCCAGTCTACCAATATCTaagataa
- the LOC111888978 gene encoding uncharacterized protein LOC111888978 isoform X2, which produces MMTSISELKAEGIEGPLHDRILRKWKHDVRQYETWYLAVDRFADAIQILGQRTNQSYIESIFNDSECYVISDYSCPVLDKYQKVLENDIYIDVGLKSIIQPIPDTTTIPKNWFRFVSKSHLIELGETPPYYPGALRYGSSHATHIYVNPDIPETTTLINLFTGPSRPVPAPSGTPSTLHDMKLKTRSDLLDKTFMVQASIKDFHFQNTWYQATCPICKDPIFRRGYDWYCIAHGLTEKPNYTYKLTVTITDTTDTIPPVVSETSCRKLLKSSLDKYISDNPHTNRNRLPAIITDQKEQTKTMFIQMLRASAPNNIRFIIIDIDDPTTTPTPEPPVPTTPALSRMTRMRKDNTSTEEDRTPQSIARALTFNPPAKNQKQSSK; this is translated from the exons ATGATGACGAGTATCTCAGAACTCAAAGCTGAGGGTATCGAAGGGCCCTTACATGATAGAATCCTACGTAAATGGAAGCACGATGTCCGCCAATATGAAACCTGGTACCTGGCTGTTGACAGATTT GCTGATGCAATTCAAATTCTTGGACAACGAACAAATCAGAGCTACATTGAATCCATTTTTAATGATTCAGAGTGTTATGTCATATCTGATTACAGCTGCCCAGTGTTAGACAAGTATCAAAAGGTTCTTGAAAATGACATCTACATAGATGTTGGTCTGAAGTCTATCATACAACCAATTCCAGACACAACAACAATTCCAAAAAACTGGTTTCGCTTTGTTTCAAAGTCGCATCTGATAGAACTCGGAGAAACACCACCATATTATCCAG GAGCATTACGATATGGGTCATCACATGCTACACATATCTATGTGAATCCAGATATACCAGAGACAACAACACTGATTAATTT ATTCACAGGACCCTCAAGGCCAGTGCCGGCACCATCTGGAACCCCCTCAACCTTACATGACATGAAACTAAAAACCCGATCTGATCTGCTG GATAAAACATTCATGGTCCAAGCTTCAATCAAGGACTTTCACTTCCAAAACACCTGGTACCAAGCAACATGTCCGATCTGCAAAGATCCGATTTTCAGAAGAGGTTATGACTGGTACTGCATTGCACATGGGCTGACTGAAAAACCAAACTACAC GTACAAATTGACAGTAACCATTACCGACACTACAGACACCATACCTCCAGTTGTATCCGAAACATCATGTCGAAAGTTGTTAAAGTCATCACTTGACAAATACATATCCGACAACCCCCACACAAACAGAAACAGACTGCCTGCAATCATCACCGATCAAAAAgaacaaacaaaaacaatgtttatCCAAATGTTGAGGGCATCAGCACCTAACAACATCCGCTTCATAATAATTGACATCGATGAcccaacaacaacaccaacaccaGAGCCACCTGTTCCGACAACACCAGCCCTATCACGGATGACAAGAATGCGAAAAGATAACACATCAACTGAAGAAGAcagaactcctcaatccatcgcACGTGCTCTCACCTTCAATCCACCAG CAAAAAATCAAAAACAGAGCAGCAAATAG